Part of the Calliopsis andreniformis isolate RMS-2024a chromosome 12, iyCalAndr_principal, whole genome shotgun sequence genome, CTTCGGTCAACGCGTCGTACTTACGCAACACATTTTATGGCTCGCCCATGACTCGCATATAAATAGAAAAGCCGCGAAACCGACGATCCGTTACTCGCCCCCTCTTCTGTTACAGGATCCATAGATCGTGGCAACGAAATTCCTGATTCGGACGCTCGCGCCGCTCCTCCATCCATCCCCGCGACCAGAATGTAAATATACTCAGACCTTCTTACGGGGATTAATTCTTTGAAGTCACATTTGCAGAACAGCTAGGCTCGTTCAGGGAAAAAATAGTGTCGCGACAGTAAAGAGTCGCCTGGACGTAGCGATCCGTCTTCGTACAGTTCCGTCTTTCTTCCAGATCCGATCAGAAGATCGATTTATCACCGACGAATCGCAGCCAGGATCGACCACGCGACAAAGGACGCAAGGAAGAGATGAAGCATTCCTCGACTATCGTCATGGCTGGTGATCAACCAAAGTCGAAGGCCAAGAAGAAAAAACGATTCAAGTTTGGATGGAAGATGTTTGGGTTGACCTCTTGCTCCAAAGAATGCGGGGGAGGTACGAAGACACGGTGCAAACAATTTTGAATTTCATTTTTGCAGCGAAAAATGTCGAAGGAGACCTGTTCAATTTGAGCACTTGACGCGATTGGCGCCAGCCACCCACACGCTCGAGCCACCCCGATTTTTCGGGCACGGTAATTAAACGAGCAATTAGGAAAAAACGCGCAGACAATTGGGCCTGTTTCCACGAGTCGGTGATGCCGACGTAATCGAATGGTGCGTGGGAAGTCGGTCGAGACGCGTTCGTTTCGGTATTATCGCTCAGGGTTCGCAGGCTGGGAGATTACAAGGCTCCTCGATTCGCTGGTCGCCATCGCGGAAGTTCCATCCAATTCACGAAATTTATTAGCAGGAAGCCCCACATCCGTAATCGTCCCACGTTATTATATGCCTTCAATCGTTCCTCGTTCCTTTTCAAACGTCAGAATGTTGTTACACACGAATGTGATCGACGCTACCTCGCGAACAGCAATGCTGTGACTTTTTCCATTGTGACTGACGGCACATACGGGCGAGTAGAGATGAGATTGTCCCAGCTGTCGTGGTTTCCTCTTCTTCATTTCTTCCTTTGATCATTTAACGCGTGTATGAGCGTCCTATGAACGAATCGGAAGTAGTGGTGTATTATCATTTTCAgggactcaaaccgcaatcttcaagtgTATACGTGAAGCCAATCAGATGATAGTGAACGAGAAGCGTTGTCGCAATGTGGGAAAGCCTCAACAGCCACCTCCCTTGCGCTGCAATGACCAGCCCTGCGCAGCCAGGTAATTCCTTGTTTCATGGAAACGTTGATTGCAAAGTAGTCTGAGTGGATTAGCCCTGACAGTGACCTGACTTTTTAGGTGGAGGGCAGAACCATGGGGCGAGTGTTCGGTCAGCTGCGGTACGGGTACcagaacgagaaagttagaatgCGTACAAGAACTGAACGCGAATCTGACAATGCGAGTAGCTGCTGGGGCGTGTGTCCAACCACCAGACTTGAGAACAGTGGAAACTTGTACGAAACCGACTTGCACGAGCGGTCCAGAGTTGAGGCACATGCACTCGCAACACGACACGCCCAGATGGGACGTAGGCGCTTGGGGCCCTGTAAGTGGATCGTTTTTATCAATGTAAATAGTCATAGAGAAACCTCGATGCTTCTCTCTCTTGAGTGTCTGAACTCTTCGAGGCTTCACTACTCGATGAAAATGCGTTTCTTTTCACGCCGTGTACACTTAGAGTTTGTTACGACAGCATCTAACAGACAAGAACCACTTTTGATATACCTAATATCATTATTTTATCGCGGTGTGTTACTAGGAAGAAAGCAGGAAAGAGTAGCTTACAATAGACTCAATTAGAGTGCTCTAGATATTCGAAAACTGTTCCTCCGATTTCAGTGTTCAACAACCTGTGGGGCAGGAGTTCGAAATCGAACTGTCACCTGCATTACGTCTGGCAAATCCTGTCCCCTGTTCAGCAAGCCAGAGTCTCAGAAAGTTTGCGAATCCATGCCTTGCACGCACGACGGTGTGGAGCAGCGGGCTCCTTGGTTGTACTCGGAGTGGTCGTCCAAGGTGAAATCAATTATTTCTTGACAAAGAGGAGCAACCTACAGCCGTAAAATTATTCGTGTCTTTTTCTACATGGAACCTTTTATTTCGTAGTGTTCTGCTGAATGCGGTACTGGAGTGGAAACGAGGCAAGTTGCGTGCGCCGACGGCAGCGAGCTTTTCTGTAATCCCAAAGACAGACCGGAAACGGAGAGACAGTGCTTCGGAAAAAGAACAAATTGCGATAATGCCAAGTGGTTCACTGGTCCATGGACAGCAGTGAGTAACAGATAATAAAAATAGTTTTCTAAATATTCTGCTAGATGTGGAGATACAGAGGTGACAATAATAGATATGATTTTTGCCTCGAGTTGTATGtataaaattggaaaatttacaattttgaaaatttgaaatttgaaatatttgaaaatttgaaaatttaaatatttgaaaattttaatatttgaaaatttaaatatttaaaaatttaaaaatttgaaaatttaaaaatttaaaaatttaaaaatttgaaaatttaaatatttgaaaatttaaatatttaaaaatttgaaaatttgaaaatttaaatatttgaaaatttaaatttttaactgTCAACTCGGTAAAAACATCACAGCTTGTACAAGAGACGCAATGAACCGTCCAAGTTCAGCGGTTAAGGCGTTTACAGGATTCGAATGAACGTGTCGAACAAATATGGTTTCAGTGTTCCACGTCTTGTGGAGTGGGTGTACAGTATCGAGAAGTCCTTTGCGTAGCAAGGACGAGCAACGAATTCGTTGTGTTGGCATCGAGCAATTGCAACGAGTCGAGGCCGGCGGACGAGCAAATGTGTAGGGCACCCGCTTGCACACCAGAATGGTTTACCTCGGACTGGTCGAAGGTAAATCGCAAACGGCGTGAATTTATGACCGAAAGGAGACCGTGACTTTCTCAGCTGCTGCTCGATATAAATACCAAAAACCGCTTTCAGTGTTCGGTGACGTGTGGCACCGGCGTGCAAACCAGACTGGTTCGATGCATCCTCGAAGGTGTCGGCGACTCGAGTTGCTCGGAAGTTGCGAAGCCGATCGAGCGGCAACAATGCAGCCTGGACCCGTGTAAAAAGGAGCTCCCTTCGCCGAGCAAACCAGGAAGCAAACCGCCCAAAAGTGAGTTCAGAGCTCGTGTCAATGACTTATCGATCGCCCAGAGATACTTTAATGCGTTTATCGAATTTCAGAGGCCTATGAGACGACAGAATGCGTCGACAAAAATCCACGTTGTGGCGAGATCGTGAAGAGGAACCTGTGTCGGATAAAATACTTCACGAATTTGTGCTGTCAATGCCGCGAGTAGTCCAAACCAGGTTACGTCTGCTTCTTTGTGTTCGATTAAGCCTCGTCGCTCTACTTTAGTTAACATCACGCGATTGTCGACTGGAACTCACGGAGGAGTCGTACCGTGTACAAGACTGCTGCAAAGACGACCGTATTATGTACAATTTTATGTAATACGACGATCAGCTAATCCCGTGTAGCATTACTTCTCTAACCGTCTCTGCGACATAAGAATTATTTAATTAGACGGAGATTCGCGAGCCTAGAAGAATCAACTAGTCGTTTCAAAATAGACGAATATATCTTTATTCGAGAAATCAAAGATGCTAGGTCCACTCGAGAGAGCATGTACAATACCCTATGCATCGTGCACCAACGAACCCTATTGTACGGCATGTATGCACGTGTGTTACGTGTTGATATGTGTGTGACCCCGCGTTGGACAGCTGCAGGGGCGTAATTTTGCCAACGCATCAGCGATCGCGCGCCGTATGTACCAGCCTTGCCCCCCTGTCCCAATTGCACCGAATCAGGCCCGGGGGTTCGAGGAACAAAAACGAGTCGAGCATGGGCCTCCATGTCGTACTAGGAACCCCGAAAAGCACCTGCTCGTCAATAAAGAGGTAGAAGCTTCCCATCCAATGTTTCCAAGATCCTGTGACAGAGTGATTTTGGCGGTCTGCATCCGGACGTTCGCGACGAACGAAAGAGATTATCATTGTTACGCCCCTGGATAAGTTGCGATCCCCATTTGCATGCTTGTTCGACGTGAAACCTGTACACGGCAGCGTACATACGCAGGTAAAAGCTGCGAGCGTACGTGGACTGGTGTCGGGAGTCGCAACGAAAAGAAGAAGCAAAAGGCGGCTCGATCGATACGGCTGCATGTGCTCTCGGTGTGTACTTCGATAGGTAGGCTGTATTAGTTGCGAAACATTATTTATCGTCCGGTTGGTCGTGTCACTGGCCAGGACGATGGACGCGAGCCGCGGGCGATTTCCGTTATCGAACATTTAATTAACATATCGGGTCGGACGGATCCGACAATATTGATTTACGAGCCTAACTCGCGTTAACGAATCCATCCGCAGATGGTCGCAGATCGACCGGAAATAACTCGATGTCGTTTGCCTTCCTCTTATTTTCAGTACTGCAGGAGATTCTTCGGGTTTCTTCTTGGAAAAAGATCAGACAATTTTTTGACTTTTGTTTTTTAAACCCATCAGTGttgtgttttttattttttagaaaataCTGAAGAATTTTCCCTGATTCGCATACCTTCGATTTCAGTGAAATTGTGTCAGTGGAAATTTGGTAATAGATTGTAAAGATACTGAGTCGTTAGTATATCCGTTTCTATTTCTATATGTGGTCGATGTCAACTGATCTGCCTGTTCTTAATATTTGCGAAGATAGTAACGATAACGATAGACTTATAGCAATGATGTCGAATCAAATATACGCTTGTTTGTGTAGAGAATATAAAGCCGTTAGTAGAAAATGTATATCTTCGACGTCCAATGGAAATCGCAAAGGGTATTTGACGCTCGTTAATTAGTTAATTAATTGTCTGCGAAGACAATTCTCAAGGCGCTCGGATATCAATTAAGTTTAAGTAGATAACTATAAAACGGTCCATGGAAAACTTCGTGAAAAGTGCGCggacgatcaatcctcagtgtcaaTTAAATTTCATTTCGGTTTGCCTTCTCAATTCCAAGGAAGTGTACGTATATGGTTCGATCCGCCTTGTGTCCCTTGAGAGGCTGATTCCTGCTGCGATTACGATTCGCTTTTCAATAAACTTTTCCGTTCTCCTTGTATCGTTTCTTTACTTTACACCGACGGTGTTTTCCACCAGGTAAGTGTCGATTCCTGGATTATTTTAGTAGATGCAACTTTTCGTTTACCGTAGCCTTCAGTTCGCCTTATTCTCCTTTTAATTCGTTCACAATGATTTCAAACCTTCCGTTTTTCATTTCTTAGGCTTCTATTCTTCGCTTGTATGCGACACAATTAACGTCCTGAAACGTACATCTTGCATGTATGTAAAGAGAACAAGTTCTCTTTAGCCTAACGCTACTTTACCAGTCTGTCGAACGAGGATGCATCTAATTACACGGCCAAACTGTCGATTGAAACGGTTGGAAAAACGTTACTCAACCGCATGTCGGCGTTCAACGGTGAACGCGTGTATCTACAATTGTATTATGTACCAATTCGTGTATTAATATTTATGGCTGTGACGTACACCGTGAATCGTAAATGTACGCGTCTCGGCGAAGGGCATATCCCCCTACGATGTGTTATTCAAATGGGCAAGTACTCGCTTGTGTAGGAAGGATGAGGAACAAGTAGTTGGACGACATTGAAAAGAGCTTGAAGCGCTTTGCGATCAGAACGTACATTTTAAAGAGAtacgagcagtgtctgcgttTCACGATGTACATATTTACCCAACAATTGTAATATCTCCTTTTCCACTCTTAGATTCATCGCTTCGTCCCTAACACACTTGATAGATAGGTAGTCAATTTCTCTAAACGCTCTTTCGACACCTTTTTATTTCTCTATCGACCTTGCACacacatatatatttttttacgaaTCTTCTCTAACTGTAAGCGTGCCCCGACTTGTGAAag contains:
- the LOC143186060 gene encoding thrombospondin type-1 domain-containing protein 4 is translated as MDRSRKSRNARSSWTTAESPTRRRCASRRGVITIRNFGSILALTMLTAASVSCTHVPDKYPIEVYHMLREKTQYALGRDARFRGSWGPWSAWSECSRTCGTGIQSQSRECVPHQRLLRKRSIIAENGTGGSRPICIGTYKRYHTCNTQKCPNFPEDLRAEQCAKYNGRNYKGQSYDWVPFLDAPNSCALNCRAVGERFYATLEPAVMDGTPCDAPNLRGHNTGISMERTDRWLCVAGQCKPVGCDGVVGSGVTMDGCGVCGGQGKGCRLYEGIFMEPILPRGHQPVTTIPKGAMSLNISELRFSSNFLALRDSNGSYILNGPLAYSPSGTYKTAGTTLTYQRGDRNRVECIFATGPLNDSLHLEILTQEMNPGVLYKYMLPLKDATNGKAVIAPPLFATGSIDRGNEIPDSDARAAPPSIPATRISDQKIDLSPTNRSQDRPRDKGRKEEMKHSSTIVMAGDQPKSKAKKKKRFKFGWKMFGLTSCSKECGGGTQTAIFKCIREANQMIVNEKRCRNVGKPQQPPPLRCNDQPCAARWRAEPWGECSVSCGTGTRTRKLECVQELNANLTMRVAAGACVQPPDLRTVETCTKPTCTSGPELRHMHSQHDTPRWDVGAWGPCSTTCGAGVRNRTVTCITSGKSCPLFSKPESQKVCESMPCTHDGVEQRAPWLYSEWSSKCSAECGTGVETRQVACADGSELFCNPKDRPETERQCFGKRTNCDNAKWFTGPWTACSTSCGVGVQYREVLCVARTSNEFVVLASSNCNESRPADEQMCRAPACTPEWFTSDWSKCSVTCGTGVQTRLVRCILEGVGDSSCSEVAKPIERQQCSLDPCKKELPSPSKPGSKPPKKAYETTECVDKNPRCGEIVKRNLCRIKYFTNLCCQCRE